One window of the Solanum stenotomum isolate F172 chromosome 11, ASM1918654v1, whole genome shotgun sequence genome contains the following:
- the LOC125844040 gene encoding uncharacterized protein LOC125844040 codes for MDSFKQTSTGFLYNPNLSTDSESDPSGVLEIHVHHARNIHNICIYNNQDVYAKFSLTYNPDEAISTRIINGGGKNPDFNEDLAMKVSQVDSILKCEIWMLSRAKALMEDQLLGFALVPISSVVGKGKITQDFSLSSTDLFHSPAGIVKLSLFLNTNNLISVSNNPSCSPSSSSSISSEVVLLDRNTSQVILDPVEYSRIEFPEISLVQENQEMVSQYFDLGGSFLQLAAFHSHHHDDQQQPQDDYEMAAINPSEDDDSNISPKQNSWFLSSSMTSSLSDDRNSADSSPDKQINDNKKDSIKKEDEELKEPHVVFTAPLGNIIKIDAEQSGMQQQIVDMYMRSMQQFTESLAKMKLPLDLDKADQKDHGSSSSDMNNNRKENSRVFYGSRAFF; via the coding sequence ATGGACTCGTTCAAGCAAACATCAACAGGTTTTCTATACAACCCTAATTTAAGTACAGATTCAGAATCTGACCCCTCAGGAGTTCTTGAAATTCATGTCCACCATGCTAGGAACATTCACAATATCTGCATCTATAACAATCAAGATGTGTACGCCAAATTTTCACTTACGTACAATCCTGATGAAGCTATATCAACAAGGATCATAAATGGCGGTGGCAAGAATCCAGATTTCAATGAAGATTTAGCAATGAAAGTTTCCCAAGTTGATTCCATCCTCAAATGTGAAATTTGGATGCTCAGTAGAGCCAAAGCCTTGATGGAAGATCAACTCTTGGGATTTGCTTTAGTTCCTATTTCTTCAGTTGTTGGCAAAGGAAAAATCACTCAAGATTTTAGCCTTTCTTCAACTGATTTGTTTCATTCCCCTGCTGGTATAGTTAAATTGTCCCTTTTCTTGAATACCAACAACCTCATTTCAGTATCGAACAATCCTTCGTGTTCACcgtcatcttcttcttctataaGTTCAGAAGTTGTGTTACTAGACAGAAATACATCTCAAGTTATTcttgatccagttgagtactcAAGAATTGAGTTCCCTGAGATCAGTTTAGTTCaagagaatcaagaaatggtGTCTCAATATTTTGACTTAGGAGGTTCATTTCTCCAACTTGCTGCATTCCACAGTCATCATCATGATGATCAACAACAGCCACAAGATGACTATGAAATGGCTGCAATAAATCCATCGGAAGATGATGACTCAAATATTTCTCCCAAACAAAATTCTTGGTTCCTTAGCTCCTCAATGACAAGTTCTCTAAGTGATGACAGGAACTCAGCAGATTCTTCACCAGATAAACAGATCAATGATAACAAAAAGGACTCAATTAAGAAAGAGGATGAAGAATTGAAAGAACCCCATGTGGTTTTTACAGCTCCATTAGGGAATATAATCAAGATTGATGCAGAACAATCAGGTATGCAACAGCAGATAGTGGATATGTACATGAGAAGTATGCAGCAGTTTACCGAGTCATTAGCAAAGATGAAGCTACCACTGGACTTGGATAAAGCTGATCAGAAAGATCATGGAAGCTCATCATCAGATATGAACAACAACAGGAAAGAAAATTCAAGAGTATTTTATGGTAGCAGAGCCTTCTTTTGA
- the LOC125844048 gene encoding uncharacterized protein LOC125844048 codes for MATVVEFESPQLVNDIQDLFIEPQNKMKSTTEETSRVGCENNHHGICAVCLNKIVLQETALVKGCEHAYCVTCILRWATYKEEPTCPQCKHPFEFLYIHRSLDGSLQDYMFEESVCLLLRASWFKPLIVEEKTEIDDDMDDLYMYDNADDDFTEDYFISSSSRLRIGNRRWGDNGYVSAGRQEARPVYRPNPQESGAGSSREPNKETAGSKELVGRRAKRALKREAADKAAAEKHQQRLVRMGRK; via the exons ATGGCTACAGTTGTCGAGTTTGAATCTCCACAACTCGTCAACGACATTCAAGATCTATTCATTGAACCCCAG AACAAAATGAAGAGCACAACTGAGGAAACATCCCGAGTTGGGTGCGAGAATAACCATCATGGGATTTGTGCTGTTTGTTTGAATAAGATAGTGCTTCAAGAAACTGCCCTTGTAAAAGGTTGCGAGCATGCCTACTG TGTGACTTGTATCCTTCGCTGGGCTACCTATAAAGAGGAACCAACATGTCCTCAGTGTAAGCATCCATTTGAGTTTCTCTACATCCATCGCTCACTTGATGGAAG CCTTCAGGACTACATGTTTGAGGAGAGTGTTTGCCTTCTCCTCAGGGCATCATGGTTTAAACCTTTGATTGTGGAGGAAAAGACGGAGATTGATGATGACATGGATGACTTGTACATGTATGATAATGCAGATGATGATTTTACAGAAGATTATTTCATTAGCAGTTCTTCAAGACTCCGTATAGGCAATAGACGATGGGGAGACAATGGATATGTCAGTGCAGGAAGGCAAGAAGCGAGGCCTGTTTATCGACCAAACCCTCAGGAATCGGGTGCTGGTTCTTCCCGCGAGCCCAATAAGGAGACTGCTGGTTCTAAAGAACTTGTTGGGCGGCGTGCCAAGAGGGCACTGAAGCGTGAAGCTGCTGATAAGGCGGCCGCTGAGAAGCACCAGCAGCGTTTGGTGAGGATGGGTCGAAAGTGA